From a region of the Acanthochromis polyacanthus isolate Apoly-LR-REF ecotype Palm Island chromosome 3, KAUST_Apoly_ChrSc, whole genome shotgun sequence genome:
- the pex11b gene encoding peroxisomal membrane protein 11B, which translates to MDSWVRFNAQSQAKEKVIRAAQYACTLLGYTLQKGGAAAEVRKTVSQLEAHMSLTRKLLRLGNSVEALEAAKRSIHLSDSVLKLCLTISHLNRAMYFACDNVLWTGRSGLISKLDQHKWSERSFRYYLFSLILNLTRDVYELCLLMESEARYRSAKSSSSLYPSSTSPADQLSSPSSPASPAIVALPVMGTWLRRQLHLVATVLYSNPPLLLDLLKNSCDIFIPLDRLEIYSTGPGFVGACGLVSSVLSVLTMVYPWLKLKP; encoded by the exons ATGGATTCCTGGGTTCGCTTTAACGCCCAGAGCCAAGCCAAGGAGAAAGTTATTAG GGCTGCTCAGTATGCCTGCACGCTGCTGGGCTATACTCTGCAAAAGGGCGGTGCAGCAGCTGAAGTCCGCAAAACCGTCAGTCAGCTGGAAGCACACATGAGCCTGACAAGAAAAT TGCTGCGTCTGGGAAATTCTGTGGAGGCACTGGAAGCTGCTAAGAGGAGCATCCACCTTTCTGATAGCGTTCTGAAGCTCTGCCTGACCATCAGTCATCTCAACAGAGCCATGTACTTTGCCTGTGACAATGTGTTGTGGACAGGAAGATCAGGCCTCATCTCCAAATTGGACCAGCACAAATGGAGTGAGAGGTCTTTCAG GTACTACCTCTTTTCTCTGATCCTCAACCTGACTCGAGATGTGTATGAGCTCTGCCTTCTCATGGAGAGTGAAGCACGTTACAGAAGTGCCAAATCCTCATCCTCACTCTATCCCAGCAGTACTTCACCTGCTGACCAGCTGTCATCCCCTTCCTCACCTGCCAGTCCCGCCATTGTGGCTTTGCCTGTCATGGGGACTTGGCTCCGCAGACAACTCCATTTGGTTGCGACAGTACTGTATAGCAACCCACCACTGCTGTTGGACCTGCTCAAGAACAGCTGCGATATCTTTATTCCACTGGATCGGCTGGAGATTTACTCTACGGGACCAGGTTTTGTCGGGGCCTGTGGCCTGGTCtcctctgtcctctctgtcctcaccaTGGTCTACCCCTGGCTCAAACTCAAGCCATAA